Genomic segment of Melanotaenia boesemani isolate fMelBoe1 chromosome 10, fMelBoe1.pri, whole genome shotgun sequence:
CTAAATACAGTTAAAGTTTGCCATCTTTGTGCTCATACACTGTCTAAGAACATTAATTTGCTAAAAATGAATCAAATTTAGCGACAGACACTTAAGTTGTTCATGATTCTcctgcagaaaataaagaaataactaaaaaacCAGGCACCAGCAAGAAAATCTTACATTTCTTActttaaattctatttaaatCCCCTAATTTCCaagttgtgtttacattttgtttattaaatgaatggctgaatcatgttttttttttttttattagaagtCGTCGTAGCAACAACAACAAGCAGATCAGGGGAAGTTGTGTGTGTAACATTGGAATCACTCACACACCTCCCAGATTCAGTAATATATAGTGACTCAGAGGAACAGGATGCATGTATTAAACCATCCAcagttttaattaatgtttaatcATCATCGGTGATTTAGTTATCCAGCgtctatatacagacacacgcgtcagcgcgcttcttctctctctctctccctctctatctctctctctctctgtctctctctctctcacacacacactatatacaTCATACTGTAGGTGTGTTTACATGTCAGGGTCTGTCTGTAGCCCCTCCCTCACACTCATTAGGACCTTTGCTGTCACCACAGGTGCACACGTTTGTAACATGGCTATTACTCTCTTGGGTGCAAAGGTTGAAAATTTCTTCTGAAATTGTTCTAGTTTTCTGTTTGAACATTAAATGTGTGTGCCGTACATTTCCTCTCACCGCAGAAGCACGATCAGAGCATCCTGATGGCACCAGAGATGTTTTGAATGTTACTGACACCAAGAATCTTCTGGAAGCAAATGTGGAATCTGGTTTGTGCCCACTGACTCTGACGGACAGACTTGAAATCAGCATATGGTCAAGAAAATGGTCTTAATTAACTTAATacacctctctttctctctctctttttagaGTCTGTGTTTTTTCATCCAAATTTGAGCCACGTCTCACTAAAAGACACCAAAGAGGAAAATGTCACACAGGAACCACCTGAATTATCAACAGGTAAGaaatattgtgttttgaatgGGAAGTAAAAGTAAACACAACTGTGCAGAgatgtgttttgtcttttgcttcatattttaaatgactgcAGCAGTAAACTGTTACGCTGTCTTGTCCCACACAGCCCCACCTACTATGGTCTCAGGTGGCATCAGCGATGTCTTCACTGACAGTGGAAATGTCACAAATAGCACAAAGATAAATGGTAAAAAACTATGCTGTGTGTCCTTTGTTTGCTGTAAGTGTTGAGCTTCTAGACACATATTAGAAATCTGATGTGGAACCATTTACAGGGTTGTGTTCTGATTTGCTAGTGTCACTTAATATGAACTACAAATGACACTAAACTAAACTGCCTGTACTAAACTTTCCAATGATGTTTTGTGTTGTGCAGAGTTGGTATCACCTCATCCAGTCTACAAACATGACACCTGGACTGAAACCAGTTCAGAAAGTTCAGAAACAACAATGCCAGGTTTATTCCAGGAGTCATTCATGATTTGACTGTAAAGGTTTGGTATTAATTCCATACTGTGCTAATCATTTCCCATTTCATCTTTAATTCCACAGTGTTACCAACACCAAATCCAGCTCATGATGTCGGAGATGTCTTTAACGTTATAGACCATACTGAGAAACTTTCACACACATACTTTGAACCTGGTAAACAACCATTTGAGCTACAGAAagacttttttatgtttattttgtatagATATTCTACTAGTACAAATCATGGTTTTCTTTCTGCAGATTCACCAAAACCACATCCAGCTGACAACAGCAGCAATGTGCTGAGCGTTACGGTCTCTGAAAAACTTCATGACACAAATCTGAACCCTGGTAAACGAACAAGACCCTGGAGACAAACAAAACTTTGAatatgagagaaaaacaaatgaaaaagagaaaaaacattaaacacttttctctctctttttttctctttttctccagaaccaacaccatttaatgaaaataacagTTACACCTTAATTGACTCAGATTTCATTACTGGAAACATGACAGAAGGGCTGATTAAATCATTACCAGGTAGCAAATCTTTTACTCCTTCTTATGTTTAAAATCTCCTCCTGTTGCttgtattaaaatgttaattgcTGAACTGTATTGCATAATAAGTCATTTCACTCTACAGATGTGGCTGATACAAACCTAAACCTAAATGGCAGCAGATGTATTATTAAACAAGTCTAAAGAATGATATAAACATTATACTATATATGATGTCACTGCAAGATTTCAGATTGAGATTTCTCTTATATGTTACACAAAAACTCTCTGTTGGAGATAAAGTTAGTTTACATTTAGACCCTTAAAGAGAAGAAATCATGCCACATGTATGATAATGAGTATTTTATAAGTTGCTTATTCCTAATAATATAACTATATGTTATATATGCTTATTACAAATGTTATGTTATGGTATCTTACTGATAACAAGATATATTGAACAATATATAAGATATTTCTATgtttctaaaatatttctttttgcaGTGTCATCAGCACCACATTCAGCTGAGAACACCAGAGATGCTGTGAATGATTCTGACTCCAAGAATCATTTTCACCCAGAAACAGAATCTGGTAAAGCATCAAAACTCTGCTTACATGAAGTGTCATCCTAAATAGatataagaataataaaaaaaaatgttgaacacaattatttaaaatcttattaGAAACAGAACAAGTTCATGATGATGTCAGCCATGGTACCTTGACCATTTCAGTCTCTCCGAATGTAACAGAAGGACCAGTAGGGTTATTACTAggtaagaaataatctaatcaataaattgtttttgtcctttttggcTCTGAATTATTTATGGTTAACTCGTTGGTTCTTATCggtttaaaatgttattaaataataactttgatcaggtTTTATCACTTGCCTATCACCAGTAACCCTGTCTTCTCCTTTAGTTGGTAATCATTGCCAATGATTTGAAACTGGTTTTATCTTACATTTATGTATTAGTATACAGATATTGTGCATGCATGAACGTACTCTGTGGTACAAAAGTCTTGATCCAGCTCTCAATTCTTGTCAGATTTTTCTAAtgatcttttaaagtggtcaaGAGCAATAATTCTgcaggctttctgaaggtctttaaaagtttttctttctacATTACATTCATTACTCCCAGTCTAGTCCTTGAAACTGAATTTTAAgagatatgttgtttttttgtttgttaaaccCTTTAATATGATCCAAATCATTCAAACATCAAAAAGCATCTAAATGAAGGCGTGAATCTGTGTCGGGTTTTCCCAAAATAGACAAATAGCCAAGTTAATCtggaaatatttgaaaaaaattaaggttgcctcaagacttttgcacattGTACTATGTTAATTTTATTGCTGCAGTCAATTTCTATCATATGAACCACATCGATCTATTATATatgctacataaataaactaaGCTAAAGCTGATATTTAATGTTTACTGTGTCACTTCACACGGCAGATCTGTTAGAAGCAAACGAAAAAGGTGGTTCCTTCAATGGCAGCAGAACCATCATTAAAAGTGGTAAAATCATGCTTGCTTTGGTATGAGTGTAGAAAATTCAGAGTGAGACTCACCATAATTCAAGTACTAATGCTTCTATtgaatgttgtctttttttctgcagaacCCCCAACACCAGCTGGAAACCCCAGAGATGCTTTCACTGTCACTGACCTGATGACtgatgtaaacagaaaaaacgAACCTGGTTAGCTATGAAACTTTAACTTTGActgtatatgtattttttaaaaaatggctcattaaACTTGGTCATTTGCCTCCTTGCATCAGTATTATTGCATCAGGATGACAGCCATGACACCATGAATGATACCAAAAGAGAGAATACAACTGAGGCACCAGCAACTTTATTGACAAGTAATGAAAGACTATTTTAAGTGAAAGTAATAATGGCctcaatatattattttttttcttttatatctcaAGCAACAGTATAACAGCGGTTGtatattttgtcttttcattttacagctTCATCGTTTACAGAAGTGGGTCAAAGGAAAGACTCTTTAAATAGCAGTGGAGATATTATTGATAAACCAATGAAAAGTGGTGAGAAACGCCCATGTGAAGTCAGAATTGTTGACTTTTTCCAGTCTTTAGCTCAGAAGATTGAATTTTTCCTTCTCAAAGAATGGCcatcacttttaaaatttaGAGTGCAGATCATCTGCTACATTGACTGCAAACAGAATAACCATGCTACCGAGTTTGTGGGAGTATtaagttttatcttttctttccttttagaATATTCATATCCTTTTGAGACCTACAATAAGATCAATGCAACCAGCACTGAGGAATGGACAAAAACTGGTGAAAATATTTGGTTCTATATATacagaatgtgtttattttcagaATCTGTTGCTATATCTTTTGTGTAGTTTTTTGGTTGCTTAATTTATTGTGTATTGGCTTTTTTCCCCTGTTTGCAGAGTGCAACATTAAACGTATTAAATGTTCAGAAAAGTCCACCAAAATGCAAGGAACCTTTGGAGCTTGGATGCTGGATGCATCACAGCCAGATAATGGTCAATTTTGGTTGGCTGAACATTTTTCAGGTGATTATTGAAGCAGACATTATTTTCTCACTTTGTCCCAGAGGTGTCTGACCTCATACAGGAACATTTCTTCACCAGGTCGGGTTTTGATGGAGTTCAGGAACATTTCAGCCACCCAGGACCCAATCCAACAGAGAATAGACATCAGGAGGTTCTACCAGGGGTGTGGTCATGTTGTTTATAAGGGATCATTTTACTTTCACaatggaggaaaaaacaaacttgtaaaGTAAGTGCTTGTGTATAACTGTGTTAAAACTTTGTCAAATCAAATATATTGAACTGTCTGCTGTGAGTTCTTTTCCAGCTTCTAAGTGTGTTCATGATCAATACTTTGATTTTACAGGTTTGATCTGAGCACGAGGAGAACAAGCATTCTGATCATACCAAACACCAGATATCACAACCTGACTTATCTCTTTCGCAACTCAAAGACATATTTTAAGTTTGCTGTGGATGAAAATGGACTGTGGGTCATTTTTGCCTCAAACACAGAAGATAACACCATGGTCGCAAAGCTCAACCCCGACACCTTCACTGTGGAGGCCTTCATCAACACTGCCTACCCAACAGCTAAAGCAGGGAATGCTTTCATTGTGTGTGGGGTGCTGTATTTTACCGATGTCAAAGACAGAAGAGTGACGTATGCCTTTGATTTAAGGACAGAAAGTCCTCTGGATGCAAGTTATGATCTAAGGCCAGCGAACGGCGTGTTGGCTATGTTGTCATACTATCCCAGCAAAAGGCTTTTGTATATGTGGGACAACAAAAGTGTTGATACGTGTAAAGTTAAATTCAAACAGacctaaataaaagaaaataaatttaactgtATAGAGAAATAAAAGTCAAGTCTCCATTCATTTCTTTCTTGCTGTTGTCTTTTTTAGCAGCAAATGTGTAACTGTACTGACTTGATTGCCAGATGTTACACATTGGATTACAAAGCATGACCTGATCACTAAAACAAGGAAGTCTTATTTCAGTTGATTAATTTCCAGAGGACAAGGTTTACCTGCATGACATTGCTATGCTGATTACACAGTCCAAGGGAAGTTGTGTCCTTCTTCACCCCTTTCTACCCATTTGATCCAACCCTTTAAAGCTCTTTTCATCACATGAGGAGTTTTAGTTACTCTAGTTCAAAGGTGAGAGTTGATAAGAACACCCTGTCCTCTATATTCTCTTAATCGGCCCTGTTTtagatagaaaataaattattatcaaaTACGTAGTCTTGTCCTCAAGAGCTACTACAtctttagatgcatcccttatCCAACACACCTTAATCAAATGGGTGAATTCTGTTGCACTCATGTAATTCAACTGTTCAGGGGCCAGGTAACGAGCTATTTatgtgattcaggtgtgttggagaggagatgcatctaaaagttgtagtatagtagctctcgaggactggacttgggcagcCCCTCCTCTCGAATTTAAGTAGCTACTTgttatgcctttttttttatttttccttttctttgtctgtGTCTCCATCTGTGACAGAGCTAACTGTTTAATTTAACATACTTGAAGACCATTTAAAGTTTCTATTGTTTAACGGTGATAAGTGTGCTCTGAAATCATTAAATGAAGTTTTGTCAAAAATAAATGTCGCAGAAAGTTATATAATTGAgaccaattttcttttttcctatgTGACATAAACGTAACACTATTTCACAATACCCTTGTAAGTGTTCATAATACGACATGTTCATGAACGCCTCAGCAGTTGTCGTTTGTTTCAGCAGATCTCAAAATATCTGGATGGGTGCCGACAACATAGAAGTGAAAGGAGCCTCCATGTTACTTTAGCCTTTAACATGATTATATACATGCCGCTAGCTGCCGTTCCTGGAGGGGAGGCTAGTTAGCTAGCTGGATCTAACCTAGTTCATAACAGCAGGCGTTACATCACTTTGGGTCGTGTCCCACCTGGGAAATAACGGCCCGAAGGAACAAACTCTCATATTGACTTTGATATTAGCATGATACACAGATctgtaaaaacctaaacaagAGGGACAGCTTTAGTGACTTGgcaaatttgtttttctgaggGGGCTGTCAAGACTCGACTGATTTCGCTGTACACTGTAAGTAAAACCGGCAAGCCAATGAAATATAgtctttttgtaaataaaggtCGTACCTTAGATTTAAGTTTTATGCCTTAGCCGTGTAAAGCCAGCCTGTTTAATTGGTTATTAAACACATGCTGGCTGTTCTATATGTGCAATGGCTGTTTGTCATTCCCCTGGCCGTATCTGGTTTAGGCCTAGCTTAGGGTAGCTATCAGTTAACCATCCAAATATGCTAGTTAGATgcgttgtttattttgttattacCGCTGGTGTTGGCATGATGCCAATATACCCAGCGAAAGAAATCTACACATTTCATTCAATTAACTGATTTTTCACTCTAGTGAGCAGCAATGACAACCGTTTTC
This window contains:
- the LOC121648078 gene encoding uncharacterized protein LOC121648078 isoform X1, whose product is MKHENVLVWKILLVGMCVLLLLGFAGLVFLLVQHKELEEELVRLESQVQELSQSCRLQARILPDHIGETAELKKLHRSRRNQEGDPTQSQDKDMLMLMTYSIVPVKAFFDLCNNSRGICLTGPPGPPGMPGRPGPRGAPGPEGRRGRRGPPGPPCLACCSTEVRNKTGKEHIHQSEARSEHPDGTRDVLNVTDTKNLLEANVESESVFFHPNLSHVSLKDTKEENVTQEPPELSTAPPTMVSGGISDVFTDSGNVTNSTKINELVSPHPVYKHDTWTETSSESSETTMPVLPTPNPAHDVGDVFNVIDHTEKLSHTYFEPDSPKPHPADNSSNVLSVTVSEKLHDTNLNPEPTPFNENNSYTLIDSDFITGNMTEGLIKSLPVSSAPHSAENTRDAVNDSDSKNHFHPETESETEQVHDDVSHGTLTISVSPNVTEGPVGLLLDLLEANEKGGSFNGSRTIIKSEPPTPAGNPRDAFTVTDLMTDVNRKNEPVLLHQDDSHDTMNDTKRENTTEAPATLLTTSSFTEVGQRKDSLNSSGDIIDKPMKSEYSYPFETYNKINATSTEEWTKTECNIKRIKCSEKSTKMQGTFGAWMLDASQPDNGQFWLAEHFSGRVLMEFRNISATQDPIQQRIDIRRFYQGCGHVVYKGSFYFHNGGKNKLVKFDLSTRRTSILIIPNTRYHNLTYLFRNSKTYFKFAVDENGLWVIFASNTEDNTMVAKLNPDTFTVEAFINTAYPTAKAGNAFIVCGVLYFTDVKDRRVTYAFDLRTESPLDASYDLRPANGVLAMLSYYPSKRLLYMWDNKSVDTCKVKFKQT
- the LOC121648078 gene encoding uncharacterized protein LOC121648078 isoform X2, with product MLMLMTYSIVPVKAFFDLCNNSRGICLTGPPGPPGMPGRPGPRGAPGPEGRRGRRGPPGPPCLACCSTEVRNKTGKEHIHQSEARSEHPDGTRDVLNVTDTKNLLEANVESESVFFHPNLSHVSLKDTKEENVTQEPPELSTAPPTMVSGGISDVFTDSGNVTNSTKINELVSPHPVYKHDTWTETSSESSETTMPVLPTPNPAHDVGDVFNVIDHTEKLSHTYFEPDSPKPHPADNSSNVLSVTVSEKLHDTNLNPEPTPFNENNSYTLIDSDFITGNMTEGLIKSLPVSSAPHSAENTRDAVNDSDSKNHFHPETESETEQVHDDVSHGTLTISVSPNVTEGPVGLLLDLLEANEKGGSFNGSRTIIKSEPPTPAGNPRDAFTVTDLMTDVNRKNEPVLLHQDDSHDTMNDTKRENTTEAPATLLTTSSFTEVGQRKDSLNSSGDIIDKPMKSEYSYPFETYNKINATSTEEWTKTECNIKRIKCSEKSTKMQGTFGAWMLDASQPDNGQFWLAEHFSGRVLMEFRNISATQDPIQQRIDIRRFYQGCGHVVYKGSFYFHNGGKNKLVKFDLSTRRTSILIIPNTRYHNLTYLFRNSKTYFKFAVDENGLWVIFASNTEDNTMVAKLNPDTFTVEAFINTAYPTAKAGNAFIVCGVLYFTDVKDRRVTYAFDLRTESPLDASYDLRPANGVLAMLSYYPSKRLLYMWDNKSVDTCKVKFKQT